The proteins below are encoded in one region of Populus alba chromosome 2, ASM523922v2, whole genome shotgun sequence:
- the LOC118057781 gene encoding ubiquitin-conjugating enzyme E2-23 kDa, which produces MSSPSKRREMDLMKLMMSDYKVELINDGMQEFYVHFNGPNESPYHGGVWRIRVELPDAYPYKSPSIGFVNKIYHPNVDEMSGSVCLDVINQTWSPMFDLVNVFEVFLPQLLLYPNPSDPLNGEAAALMMRDKPAYEQRVKEYCEKYAKPEDIGAAPEEKSSDEELSEDEYESLDDEMAGQADP; this is translated from the exons ATGTCTTCCCCAAGCAAACGCAGAGAGATGGACTTGATGAAATT GATGATGAGTGATTACAAGGTGGAGTTGATCAATGACGGTATGCAAgagttttatgttcatttcAATGGACCCAATGAAA GTCCTTATCATGGAGGTGTGTGGAGGATAAGAGTTGAGCTACCCGATGCTTATCCTTATAAATCTCCCTCAATAGGTTTTGTTAATAAGATCTACCATCCAAATGTTGATGAAAT GTCTGGCTCGGTTTGTTTAGACGTTATTAATCAAACTTGGAGCCCCATGTTTG ATTTGGTAAATGTGTTTGAAGTATTTCTTCCACAGCTTCTTCTGTATCCTAACCCATCAGACCCATTGAATGGTGAGGCTGCAGCTCTGATGATGCGTGACAAGCCTGCTTATGAGCAAAGAGTTAAAG AATACTGTGAGAAATATGCCAAGCCAGAGGACATTGGAGCTGCCccagaagaaaaatcaagtgaCGAGGAGTTGAGTGAAGATGAGTACGAGTCTCTTGATGATGAAATGGCAGGCCAAGCAGATCCATAG